The Malus domestica chromosome 10, GDT2T_hap1 nucleotide sequence TGCTGCCCCAGTGCCAGCAACCCCTCGTAAAAATCTGGCTTGATCACAAGTGCCTCTTCATACTTCTCTCTGGCCAACGAATATTTTTCCCTGACCCAGTCATAGGCCGTTTGAAGCTGCGTAGCCACTACATCCTTTCCGGCAGACTCATCTAAGGGAATCCGCTTCCTTGCTGCACACATATAAACATTTCCCCAATTAAAGAAAGCTAACGCCGCCACCTCCTGGAACTTTGAGGCAGCCTTGTCAAAAAGACTCTGAGCTTCTTCACTAGTAACTGCCTCTTCAAGAGCCTCCGAACAAAGCTCCATTCCAAGCTCATGCAAATCAATATGAGCATCTGGGTCAATACCAACATGGCTGCGGAAAAGCTGAGAAAACTCAAACAACCAATCATCCATCTCCAATTCCTTGCACTCGGGATCTTCTGCAGCTCCTGGTTTCTCCTTTGGAGCTTCTTTCTCTGTCTTATCAGTTTCATAATCAGCAGGCTCCAAAACAGATTCACCAAGTGAAGAATTAGAGTTACTTTCATCTTCCTTGATCCCCTCGGTTTCAACAggtttttcctcctcttcttccaaTAAAGGCGGTTCCTGTTCAGGAGTCACTTCCACGATATGCAATCTCAACATCCCAATAGAGTCAGCTTTATCTATTTCAGGCTCTTCTGAAATGACCTTGTCAACACAAGACTCAGCCAACCTAAGTTCAGCAGTAGAGGTTATAGTCACCAGATCACCATCACTATCCTTATACTTGACCAAAACTGACTTTGATGATGGAAAGCGCTTCGTCACAATTTCCCTCAATACTCTGAAATTACAATTCACAGGCATTTGGGCAAGCCTTATGTCATGATCATATACAAGCTTCAATGGTCTCCAACGAGTTGCAGCCTCTGGCAATGAAACTGAAGATGATGGCTCCTTCAGGTTACCCTTACTTGGATTAACAGATTTTGAAGGACCATTTGACGGCTTCAATGTGAGTTTTGGCATTTGGGTTTTGTTCAAAGGTCCATTCTCAGCCGGTAAACTTGTTTGAGGCTTCTCGGTCCTATTAATTGGGGATATACCAGAACCACCAGCTGAAGCAGCTGCCTTCTTTGGAACAGGCCGGGCTGGTAAACAAGGCCCCAACCCACCAACTGGAGCACCACGAACAGCAGAAGCCCCGAGGGCAGCAGGTGATGGGCGGCTCTGGAGGTCCTGCTGAGCCTCCTGGCGCGGCCCAAGCGCTGTCCTCAACCGCTGGGCAATCTCCAAAGCATCCCGGTGAGTTGGGTCAGCAACCAATAACACCTGAACATCCTGCATAGCCATTTCATACTTCCCTATCGCCTCCAACGCCCTCGCCCTCCGAAGCAGAGCCCTGACATACCCGGGCTGCACCTGGAGCGCCAGAGTGCACTCAGCAATGACAGTCTCATAATCTATCGGCTTCATTTGCATCAAACAAGCCGCCCTATTGCTATGGAAAACCGCCCGGTCCGGGTGGGTCTTGGGAGTGAGCTTAAGAGCACTATCATACTGGTCCAGAGCACCCACATAGTCCTTCCCCTGAAATCTCTTGTTCCCTTCTTCTTTGAGCTCGTGGGCTCTTTTCAAAAAGATCGAATTGTCCAAATCAACACTACCGTTTACAATCGGAGTCGAATTTGCATCCGTCGGGACCTGGTTCGAAGCTCCCTTCTTCTTCCTACCACCTGATTTCCCCATATaatcctctccctctctcccacaCCCTAG carries:
- the LOC103446761 gene encoding protein CLMP1-like, which produces MGKSGGRKKKGASNQVPTDANSTPIVNGSVDLDNSIFLKRAHELKEEGNKRFQGKDYVGALDQYDSALKLTPKTHPDRAVFHSNRAACLMQMKPIDYETVIAECTLALQVQPGYVRALLRRARALEAIGKYEMAMQDVQVLLVADPTHRDALEIAQRLRTALGPRQEAQQDLQSRPSPAALGASAVRGAPVGGLGPCLPARPVPKKAAASAGGSGISPINRTEKPQTSLPAENGPLNKTQMPKLTLKPSNGPSKSVNPSKGNLKEPSSSVSLPEAATRWRPLKLVYDHDIRLAQMPVNCNFRVLREIVTKRFPSSKSVLVKYKDSDGDLVTITSTAELRLAESCVDKVISEEPEIDKADSIGMLRLHIVEVTPEQEPPLLEEEEEKPVETEGIKEDESNSNSSLGESVLEPADYETDKTEKEAPKEKPGAAEDPECKELEMDDWLFEFSQLFRSHVGIDPDAHIDLHELGMELCSEALEEAVTSEEAQSLFDKAASKFQEVAALAFFNWGNVYMCAARKRIPLDESAGKDVVATQLQTAYDWVREKYSLAREKYEEALVIKPDFYEGLLALGQQQFEMAKLHWSFALARKIDLATCDSAEMLTLFDSAEAKMRVATEMWEKLEEQRAKELKDPSASKREELMKKRKKQGTGNEGDASGQGEISADEAAEQAAVMRSQIHLFWGNMLFERSQVECKLGMDGWKKNLDDAVERFKLAGASEGDIALVLKNHFSNVEGVEGDEKKVQILGSDVPVEANKDDDILSGK